From the Palaemon carinicauda isolate YSFRI2023 chromosome 4, ASM3689809v2, whole genome shotgun sequence genome, the window TCAATGTATAGTGAAACTATTCGATCCCTGGCCAATGGTGATAAAAATCACCAACCAAGCATTCCATATAATTCATCTGAATCCGAGTTACCGGCACTTCTTCCTACAATACCAAATGAAGAATCAAGAGACCTAACTGCACGTAACAGCAATAACAATGAAGATAACATTCCAAATATGAACAAATGTTCAAGTAAAGCTACAATAAAACGTGATACAAGTTTGGATGCAACAACAGATTTTTCAAAAGGGAAGAAACAAAAACTCAAACATGATCAAGAAAAGTCAGAAAACCAGGAAACACAATTATTGTCAAAGAAGCTAAACAAACCTGAAAATACCAATAAGCGCCATGCTGACATAAGTGATAGTGATGATGAAGAGAACAAGCAAAGTGGAAATAAAGCAAAAAGAACCAGACGACTAAGAAGAGGACTCAGATTGTGTACGAATATCACTTGCTATATAGAGCAAGTTATATATAATTAGCTGAAAAGATATAATTCCTATGAAACTTCCCAGATGTATATAATGCGTCTCTCTTGAAGACTGGTTTAATACAGATATTTACCTTATACAAAAAAttcctgttttcttttctttcaataggCTTAGGTCTTTCATACAGTACATAATGTGACAATCTGTCTTGGGTATGCTACACATCCTTTGTCTTTTCATTCTCTCGTTGCAATTGCATTCAGTAGTCGGTGATTTTAAACGCCTCCAGCTTTTGGTTTGTGTGATTTAGATGTTGGTGATAATAGGAGATGTTTTCTTCTGTATATTTTAGTGACTCCTGTGAGTTGTTCTAGGGAGCTATTGTTGCATGATCAAGATCCTCATTCTCCTCGTCTCTTGTGCAAGGGGCAACAATGTCATTTGGATACTGTAATCATAAATTTCTCAACACCTTTTTGACAACTTATTCTTCACAGTCTTTCATAATTTTTgtagaaaatcaataaaatattatccaaaaagaaaagaaatcctGCTAATTTGGCTTCTCGTTTCGTATCTAAACCTTTTCTCCAACAAAAACAATGTGATTAGTAATACAAATCAATTGCTTGCTTAATCTTGTTATTGAACCCGATCTCATTAATTCCCTTGAATCCATTGCTGAtggtaataaaagaaaatcttgaaatagaggtcaaagaagctACAGTATAAT encodes:
- the LOC137640197 gene encoding transcriptional regulator ATRX homolog yields the protein MTDTEAEPSNESGIRKFIRGILPHWPRSSSQGGNTPTQHDSNYTENDETNSTSSHELKRKSSQLRNYDDSEDSDFEENLPSNKRQRVTVSAMRRLFAKFTLSEKDTKETSSSKTSMYSETIRSLANGDKNHQPSIPYNSSESELPALLPTIPNEESRDLTARNSNNNEDNIPNMNKCSSKATIKRDTSLDATTDFSKGKKQKLKHDQEKSENQETQLLSKKLNKPENTNKRHADISDSDDEENKQSGNKAKRTRRLRRGLRLCTNITCYIEQVIYN